One part of the Treponema peruense genome encodes these proteins:
- a CDS encoding alpha/beta hydrolase — MKKTISNTVKIAALAMAASLTFAGCSKGKDALVIQKQGVFTSGGSVTEPVAGNYAPEKSWLDPTRAGNTAHIDHANTFYQIPAGKTKNPIVYLHGYGQSRTGWQTTPDGREGWSDIFLRKGYPAFLVDQPRRASAGSTSRMASAGGIDAWGEDGKSYMPGDQAWYTHFRIGLVSPERYEGSAFPAGEEAQNQFFRQMTPNTGDYDEKLFGSVLSKVLSDAKAMTGKKSIYITHSQGGRVGWQTDTENMAAIVAIEPGGTPVVGSEEYNKFLAAKIPMVIYFGDYIDNGPENIMSTGFWKNVRDTAIDFAEHYNADGGDATVVDLPKAGITGNSHFMFQETNNREIADHIENWLNERGL, encoded by the coding sequence ATGAAAAAGACAATTTCAAACACGGTAAAAATTGCCGCGCTGGCAATGGCAGCCTCACTTACTTTTGCAGGCTGTTCAAAAGGTAAAGACGCTCTTGTTATTCAAAAGCAGGGCGTGTTCACATCTGGAGGAAGTGTAACAGAACCTGTTGCAGGAAACTATGCGCCGGAAAAAAGCTGGCTTGACCCGACCCGCGCAGGAAACACAGCCCACATTGATCACGCAAATACTTTCTATCAGATTCCGGCTGGAAAAACAAAGAATCCGATTGTTTACCTTCACGGCTACGGACAGAGCAGAACCGGCTGGCAGACAACGCCTGATGGTCGCGAAGGCTGGAGCGACATTTTCCTTCGCAAAGGCTACCCTGCATTTTTAGTAGACCAGCCGCGCCGCGCTTCCGCAGGCTCAACTTCACGCATGGCAAGCGCAGGCGGAATTGACGCATGGGGAGAAGACGGAAAATCCTACATGCCGGGAGACCAGGCATGGTACACACATTTTAGAATCGGACTTGTCTCTCCAGAGCGTTACGAAGGCTCTGCTTTCCCTGCCGGAGAAGAAGCGCAGAACCAGTTTTTCCGTCAGATGACACCAAACACGGGCGACTATGATGAAAAACTTTTCGGCTCTGTTTTGAGCAAGGTTCTTTCTGACGCAAAGGCAATGACAGGCAAAAAATCAATCTACATCACCCACTCACAGGGCGGCAGAGTGGGCTGGCAGACCGACACCGAGAACATGGCGGCAATCGTTGCAATCGAGCCGGGCGGAACTCCAGTTGTGGGAAGCGAAGAATACAATAAATTCCTTGCGGCAAAAATTCCTATGGTCATCTACTTCGGCGACTACATCGACAACGGACCTGAAAACATCATGAGCACAGGCTTTTGGAAGAATGTCCGCGACACGGCCATTGATTTTGCTGAACACTATAATGCCGACGGCGGAGACGCGACTGTGGTAGACCTTCCCAAAGCGGGCATCACGGGCAACAGCCACTTTATGTTCCAGGAGACCAACAACAGGGAAATTGCAGACCACATAGAAAACTGGCTTAATGAAAGGGGGCTTTAA
- a CDS encoding flavodoxin — MAKTLILYFSVYDSTRRLAEEIARQTGGDLLEIEPVIPYDKNRDHYDALAAYAKKEHDEDQRPAIKNAIDLSDYDTVFIGYPMWWYTFPMIIYTLFDTVNFSGKTLVPFNTHMGSRDGGTYKTVREKARGATVLEGLAVSMKEAEVGAGKSVEKWLTKLGLKK, encoded by the coding sequence ATGGCAAAGACACTTATTCTTTATTTTTCAGTATACGATTCAACACGGCGCCTGGCAGAAGAAATCGCCCGTCAGACTGGCGGCGACCTTCTGGAAATTGAACCGGTAATTCCTTATGACAAAAACCGCGACCACTATGACGCGCTGGCAGCCTATGCAAAAAAGGAACACGACGAAGATCAGCGTCCTGCAATCAAAAATGCAATTGACCTTTCTGACTACGACACTGTTTTTATCGGTTACCCGATGTGGTGGTACACCTTCCCTATGATTATTTACACGCTTTTTGACACTGTTAATTTTTCGGGAAAAACACTCGTTCCATTCAATACCCACATGGGAAGCAGAGACGGCGGAACCTATAAAACCGTTCGTGAAAAGGCAAGGGGCGCAACCGTTCTTGAAGGGCTTGCTGTTTCTATGAAAGAAGCAGAAGTCGGTGCCGGCAAGTCTGTAGAAAAGTGGCTTACAAAGCTTGGGCTTAAAAAATAA
- a CDS encoding LysR family transcriptional regulator, translated as MIETYILQNLVAFADSGTLVAASEIVNVTQPSLTRSLQKLEDILGVQLFDRTKNTISLNQTGRLAVDYARRIIALQNEMENEVLDFYNKTREIKIASIAPMPLYVLTQKFNKTFPKTKITGQVKNENDELFSLLEKDKAQIIITTINRSDERFFATEIFEEHLKVLLPKSHSLANRKSVKLKELAGETFIMLSELGFWSNAVKHAIPDAKFIEQDDITDLRDIIAYSTLPAFATDYSEQADHLPALKKTNRVAVPIEDEEVNVKFYAVCRVEMMKQLNSVRKQP; from the coding sequence ATGATAGAAACTTACATCCTTCAAAATCTTGTCGCCTTTGCTGACAGTGGAACGCTTGTTGCCGCAAGTGAAATTGTGAATGTAACGCAGCCGTCACTTACGCGTTCTCTTCAAAAACTGGAAGATATTCTTGGAGTACAACTTTTTGACAGGACGAAAAATACAATCTCTTTGAATCAGACCGGCCGACTTGCCGTGGACTATGCCCGCCGAATTATTGCGCTTCAGAACGAGATGGAAAATGAGGTTCTTGATTTTTACAACAAGACCCGGGAAATTAAAATTGCTTCAATTGCGCCAATGCCGCTTTATGTTTTGACTCAAAAGTTTAACAAGACTTTTCCAAAGACTAAAATAACCGGCCAAGTGAAAAACGAAAATGATGAGCTTTTTTCACTGCTGGAAAAAGACAAGGCTCAAATTATAATCACAACAATTAACCGCTCGGACGAACGCTTTTTTGCAACAGAGATTTTTGAAGAACATCTCAAAGTATTGCTTCCAAAAAGTCACAGCCTGGCCAATCGTAAATCTGTAAAACTCAAAGAACTTGCAGGCGAAACCTTCATAATGCTTTCAGAACTTGGATTCTGGTCCAATGCGGTTAAGCATGCAATTCCCGATGCAAAGTTTATTGAGCAGGATGACATTACAGACCTGAGGGATATAATTGCATATTCAACACTTCCAGCATTCGCAACGGATTACAGTGAACAGGCAGACCATCTTCCTGCCTTAAAAAAAACAAACCGTGTAGCTGTTCCAATTGAAGACGAGGAAGTGAATGTTAAGTTTTATGCCGTGTGCAGGGTTGAAATGATGAAACAACTGAATTCTGTGCGTAAACAACCTTGA
- a CDS encoding HD domain-containing protein, translated as MNINLTPLLKSIFDYDPDGPNIHHLMAVHGYSRLIAQMENVDGHTLFITEVAAYLHDIGVKVSKEKYGNSQPQHQEAEGPAIARKLLEPFSLPCADVERICFIIGHHHTYKAIDGLDFQILVEADSGFRIFSKTGKRLSQDFKRAEANVS; from the coding sequence ATGAACATAAACCTAACCCCACTTCTAAAATCAATCTTCGACTACGACCCGGACGGACCGAACATTCATCATTTGATGGCGGTGCATGGCTACAGCCGGCTTATCGCGCAGATGGAAAACGTGGACGGGCATACGCTTTTTATAACGGAAGTTGCGGCGTATCTTCACGACATCGGCGTTAAGGTGAGCAAGGAAAAATATGGAAACAGCCAGCCTCAGCATCAGGAGGCGGAAGGACCTGCAATCGCGCGGAAACTCCTTGAGCCGTTCTCGCTTCCTTGTGCCGATGTTGAGCGAATCTGCTTTATAATCGGGCACCACCACACGTACAAGGCAATCGACGGCCTGGATTTTCAGATTCTCGTTGAGGCGGATTCCGGTTTTAGAATTTTTAGTAAAACCGGAAAACGGCTGAGTCAAGACTTTAAGCGAGCGGAAGCGAACGTGTCTTGA
- a CDS encoding radical SAM mobile pair protein B has translation MEEVINGILINEVETKNIMTKSSLPVGGYSVNPYVGCTHACKYCYASFMKRFTGHKEEWGTFLDVKHWPEIKNPKKYAGQRVVIGSVTDGYNPQEEQFGNTRKLLKQLIGSDADILICTKSDLVVRDIDLLKNLGRVTVSWSINTLDENFKNDMDSASSIERRIAAMKQIYEAGIRTVCFVSPVFPGITDFEAIFERVKDQCDLFWLENLNLRGGFKKTIMDYIAGKHPDLVPLYDEIYNKHNRSYFEALEVKAEKMAKKYDCPFVDNEMPYGRVLQGHPVIVDYFYHEEIRGTENTGKRNR, from the coding sequence ATGGAAGAAGTAATAAATGGAATCCTCATTAATGAGGTGGAAACAAAGAACATCATGACTAAGTCCAGTCTGCCGGTAGGCGGTTACTCGGTCAATCCCTATGTGGGTTGTACACATGCCTGCAAGTATTGCTATGCTTCTTTTATGAAGCGCTTTACCGGACACAAGGAGGAGTGGGGCACTTTCCTTGATGTGAAGCATTGGCCGGAAATTAAAAATCCGAAGAAATATGCCGGACAGCGGGTGGTCATCGGTTCTGTGACGGATGGATACAATCCACAGGAGGAGCAATTCGGGAATACCAGAAAACTTCTGAAGCAGCTGATCGGCAGTGACGCAGATATTCTGATCTGCACAAAGTCTGATCTTGTGGTACGGGATATTGATTTGCTGAAGAATCTGGGACGAGTAACCGTTTCATGGTCGATCAACACACTGGATGAAAATTTCAAGAACGATATGGATTCTGCTTCGAGCATTGAGCGTCGTATCGCCGCTATGAAGCAGATTTATGAAGCAGGTATCCGTACAGTCTGTTTCGTATCCCCGGTATTCCCAGGTATCACGGACTTTGAAGCTATCTTTGAGAGGGTAAAGGATCAGTGCGATCTGTTCTGGCTCGAAAATCTCAATCTTCGGGGTGGCTTCAAGAAGACGATTATGGATTATATCGCCGGAAAACATCCTGATCTTGTACCGCTTTACGATGAGATCTATAACAAGCATAACCGCAGCTACTTTGAAGCGCTTGAAGTAAAAGCTGAGAAAATGGCTAAGAAGTATGATTGTCCCTTTGTGGATAATGAAATGCCTTATGGCAGAGTTCTGCAGGGACATCCGGTGATCGTAGATTATTTCTATCATGAGGAAATCCGAGGAACAGAGAATACCGGAAAAAGAAACCGTTAA
- a CDS encoding radical SAM mobile pair protein A, giving the protein MSICIKDQIQNMNIVIGCTVGCAYCYARNNVKRWHMIDDFAAPEFFPGKLKMMEKKRPQNFLLTGMSDLSGWKPEWRDEVFAKIRENPQHQFLFLTKRPDLLDFDTDLENAWFGVTVTRKAELWRIDALRKNVRAKHYHVTFEPLFDDPGIVDLSGINWIVVGTMTGAQSRKIHTEPEWAWSLTDQAHKLGIPVFMKEDLVPIIGDENMIQEMPEEFNKVLEVQKSWKK; this is encoded by the coding sequence ATGAGTATTTGTATCAAAGATCAGATTCAGAACATGAATATCGTCATTGGCTGCACAGTGGGGTGTGCATATTGCTATGCCCGCAACAACGTGAAACGCTGGCATATGATTGATGACTTCGCTGCCCCTGAATTCTTTCCGGGTAAGCTCAAGATGATGGAAAAGAAACGTCCGCAGAACTTTCTTCTTACCGGCATGAGCGATCTCTCCGGATGGAAGCCGGAATGGAGAGACGAGGTATTTGCAAAGATCCGTGAAAATCCACAGCATCAGTTCCTGTTCCTTACCAAGCGACCTGATTTGCTGGATTTTGATACCGATCTGGAAAACGCATGGTTTGGCGTTACGGTGACGAGGAAAGCAGAACTGTGGCGTATCGACGCCCTTCGGAAAAACGTCAGAGCAAAACATTACCATGTTACCTTTGAGCCGTTATTCGACGATCCCGGCATAGTTGACCTTTCAGGAATCAATTGGATCGTTGTCGGCACCATGACCGGAGCTCAGAGCAGGAAGATTCATACGGAGCCGGAATGGGCATGGTCTCTGACGGACCAGGCACATAAGCTCGGCATTCCGGTGTTTATGAAGGAAGACCTTGTCCCTATCATAGGGGATGAAAATATGATTCAGGAAATGCCGGAAGAATTTAATAAAGTGTTAGAGGTACAGAAATCATGGAAGAAGTAA
- a CDS encoding radical SAM mobile pair system MarR family transcriptional regulator produces MEMNGGFIVTKIKQLGDRIFEKILSEKNIDAFNGAQGRILYVLWQEDGIPIRSLSVKCGLAITSLTTMLERMENQGLIRRVQSETDKRKTILFLTEKAHALKGEYDSVSDEMGSIYYKDFSEEEITWFEECLDRIRKNLEECQKS; encoded by the coding sequence ATGGAAATGAATGGCGGATTTATTGTCACCAAAATAAAACAACTTGGAGACCGGATTTTCGAGAAGATTCTCAGTGAAAAGAATATTGATGCATTTAATGGAGCCCAGGGGCGTATTCTTTATGTGCTGTGGCAGGAGGATGGAATCCCAATCAGGTCACTCTCGGTCAAATGTGGATTAGCTATAACATCTCTTACTACGATGCTGGAAAGAATGGAAAATCAAGGGCTGATAAGACGTGTTCAGTCTGAAACGGATAAAAGGAAAACAATTTTGTTTCTGACTGAGAAAGCACATGCCTTAAAGGGCGAGTACGATTCTGTATCTGATGAGATGGGCAGTATTTACTACAAAGATTTTTCAGAGGAGGAAATTACCTGGTTTGAGGAATGCCTCGACCGCATCAGAAAGAATCTTGAGGAGTGTCAGAAGTCATGA
- a CDS encoding alpha/beta fold hydrolase, with translation MDIKLYYQEKGNGEDSSYFINQIDYFQNAYHVIAIDTRGHGKSPRGDAPFTIEQFSCDLYDFMQGHQISNAIILGFSDGANIAMKFAIKHPSMVKGLILNGGNLEPMGVKRTTQIPIEIGYKIASHFAGKSADAKRNAEMLGLMVNEPNIKPSELSLISMPTLVICGTKDIIKESHTKKIAEHLPNAKLAIVRGNHFIANKNPAAFNQEVDAFLKTI, from the coding sequence ATGGATATTAAATTATATTATCAGGAAAAAGGAAACGGCGAAGATAGCTCCTACTTCATAAATCAAATAGATTATTTTCAAAATGCATACCATGTAATTGCGATAGATACAAGAGGTCATGGAAAATCTCCGAGAGGTGATGCACCCTTTACCATTGAACAATTCTCCTGCGATTTATACGATTTTATGCAGGGGCATCAAATTTCAAATGCGATAATTTTGGGGTTTTCGGATGGGGCGAACATTGCGATGAAATTCGCAATAAAGCATCCCAGTATGGTGAAGGGTTTAATCTTGAACGGCGGCAACCTCGAACCAATGGGAGTAAAACGAACAACGCAAATCCCGATTGAAATCGGATATAAGATTGCAAGCCACTTTGCTGGTAAATCGGCAGATGCCAAAAGAAATGCCGAAATGCTTGGTTTAATGGTAAACGAGCCGAATATCAAGCCGTCTGAATTGTCGCTAATCTCGATGCCTACGTTGGTCATTTGCGGAACAAAGGATATAATCAAAGAATCACATACAAAGAAAATCGCTGAACATCTTCCAAATGCGAAATTAGCCATCGTTCGAGGAAATCATTTTATTGCAAACAAGAACCCAGCGGCATTTAATCAGGAAGTTGATGCTTTCCTGAAAACGATCTGA
- a CDS encoding WYL domain-containing protein, translating to MGNAGYCTFCCCICEREWHKNQLVAQHEDGSVLLKFSSNQKQMVFTWAMGFGDSVTVIKPARLREEICEECRKMAGKYGT from the coding sequence ATGGGAAACGCTGGGTATTGCACTTTTTGCTGCTGCATTTGTGAGCGCGAATGGCACAAAAATCAGCTGGTCGCTCAGCACGAGGACGGCTCGGTTCTTCTTAAATTCAGTTCGAACCAGAAGCAGATGGTATTCACCTGGGCAATGGGATTCGGCGATTCCGTCACAGTGATAAAACCTGCAAGGTTGAGGGAAGAGATTTGCGAGGAATGCCGGAAGATGGCGGGGAAGTATGGCACGTGA
- a CDS encoding Type 1 glutamine amidotransferase-like domain-containing protein produces the protein MKLFLCSHFSSVGSLIKEEIENKKVAFIPTASLREGYTGYVGSARKLFNKLGATVTEIDISTEAYLTIQSVFEDADVIYFTGGNSFFLMDQLRKTGTDELLKKELANGKLMIGESAGAIICAPTIQYIEQMDEKPEDYSQEDDAGLDLIDFYVLPHYLTAPFKKVTEKIMTEFSDLNLCPINNRQGIVIDGEGSKVICKD, from the coding sequence ATGAAACTGTTTTTATGTTCGCACTTTTCAAGTGTAGGAAGTCTGATAAAGGAAGAAATTGAAAATAAAAAAGTCGCATTTATTCCAACAGCTTCGCTGCGTGAAGGCTATACCGGTTATGTCGGCTCGGCTCGAAAGCTATTCAATAAACTGGGGGCAACCGTAACGGAAATTGATATTTCAACGGAGGCTTATTTAACGATACAGTCCGTTTTTGAAGATGCGGATGTGATATATTTTACTGGTGGAAATTCTTTCTTCCTTATGGACCAGCTCCGTAAAACGGGAACGGATGAGCTATTGAAGAAGGAATTGGCAAATGGAAAACTGATGATCGGTGAATCGGCGGGTGCGATTATATGCGCTCCAACTATCCAATATATTGAACAAATGGATGAAAAGCCGGAGGACTACTCGCAAGAAGATGACGCAGGGCTTGATTTGATTGATTTCTATGTTCTTCCGCATTATCTTACAGCACCATTTAAGAAAGTTACCGAGAAAATAATGACTGAGTTTTCGGATTTGAATCTATGCCCAATTAACAACCGTCAGGGAATTGTAATTGATGGTGAAGGTTCAAAGGTTATTTGCAAAGACTAA
- a CDS encoding SUMF1/EgtB/PvdO family nonheme iron enzyme, which produces MKKQNLAACFSVITIVFTIIGCKIESTPKTDYEEKLYVSAVKFEAESSPDDTDRYSVKITMSTETDGAVIYYSIDGTEPTAESTKYKEPLYFNKDTQLKAFAIKEGLKNSPISLATLSISSKTITKKVYICAKCKKEYNTAQEAADCCAEKTDTSIPSDVTELKAHPKDSAVILTWKDASDNDIFGYIVNWEVLDASRNLSALEKDSFIIANKKESCIITGLTNGKEYTFTVKTMDTSGNISKGATKNAAPKSIPAGKVMEIELEVPNAKSNTTVTVTVNISTRAEKIEKVVYKKDGSENAAKLLSDAEAKEANQNSSNNKEWNFVLKATDESANGTYTVAVLDSDGREKTSQITIENFDFTPPEKIKNVTTNYSSESNVITLNWDTPIDSDFNHVKISYTTNDGSTDSERSEPINENTDSRTFTGIDKTKNYYTYYIKSVDSVGNESLEIKYKVRVNKTKSHVPEYFVKIPAVSINGTESMKPSSEVFLTNRAMEIASFYMSDHPVTRAEYKEVIGRDPSTASAYDANGNILTGNATANNPVNYINWYDAIVYCNMLSLQEGLSPCYKINESTNPDNWGNVPGSKNDIWNSVSCDWNANGYRLPSEAEWEWAARGGESYIYAGSNNINEVAWYGVNTNYTGTREVKVKKANGYKLYNMSGNVKEWCLDWYGRISDKSDITGPLSGNVRCLRGGSWRNSTGTGVNVTGREYKYPHNRSGEYGFRVVLNAN; this is translated from the coding sequence ATGAAAAAACAAAATTTAGCCGCGTGTTTTTCCGTAATCACCATTGTATTTACAATAATTGGTTGTAAGATAGAATCAACTCCCAAAACGGATTATGAAGAAAAACTTTATGTTTCAGCAGTAAAGTTTGAGGCAGAATCTTCCCCAGACGATACAGATAGATATAGCGTAAAAATTACAATGTCCACTGAAACAGACGGTGCAGTAATTTACTATAGCATAGATGGAACAGAGCCAACCGCAGAAAGCACAAAATACAAAGAACCATTATATTTCAATAAAGACACACAATTAAAAGCTTTTGCAATAAAGGAAGGTTTAAAAAACAGCCCGATTTCACTAGCAACTCTTTCAATAAGTTCAAAAACAATAACGAAAAAAGTTTATATATGTGCAAAATGCAAAAAAGAATATAATACAGCACAAGAAGCCGCTGACTGTTGTGCGGAAAAAACAGACACATCAATTCCTTCAGATGTTACAGAATTGAAAGCCCATCCAAAAGATTCTGCAGTTATACTTACCTGGAAAGATGCTTCTGACAATGATATTTTCGGCTATATTGTAAATTGGGAAGTTTTAGATGCAAGTCGCAATTTATCTGCCCTTGAAAAAGATAGTTTTATTATTGCCAATAAAAAGGAAAGTTGCATTATTACAGGTCTTACAAATGGCAAGGAATACACATTCACCGTAAAGACAATGGACACAAGCGGAAACATAAGCAAAGGTGCGACAAAAAATGCAGCACCAAAATCTATTCCTGCCGGCAAAGTCATGGAAATCGAACTTGAGGTTCCAAACGCAAAAAGCAATACAACTGTTACAGTAACAGTGAACATCTCGACTAGAGCAGAAAAAATTGAAAAGGTCGTATACAAGAAAGACGGAAGCGAGAATGCTGCAAAACTGCTTTCAGATGCTGAAGCAAAAGAAGCAAATCAAAACAGCAGCAACAATAAAGAATGGAATTTTGTGCTTAAAGCCACAGATGAGAGCGCCAACGGAACATATACTGTTGCAGTTCTTGATTCAGACGGACGCGAAAAAACATCGCAGATAACAATTGAAAACTTTGACTTTACCCCTCCTGAAAAAATAAAAAACGTCACTACCAACTATTCAAGCGAATCAAATGTTATAACACTAAACTGGGACACTCCTATCGACAGTGATTTTAATCACGTAAAAATATCTTACACAACAAACGACGGGTCAACGGATTCAGAAAGATCCGAACCCATAAACGAAAATACCGACAGCAGGACATTTACTGGAATAGATAAAACAAAAAACTATTACACATACTATATAAAGAGTGTGGATTCTGTCGGAAATGAGAGTTTAGAAATAAAATATAAAGTAAGAGTAAATAAAACAAAGAGTCACGTACCAGAATACTTTGTAAAAATTCCTGCCGTTTCAATAAACGGAACTGAAAGCATGAAACCTAGTTCAGAAGTATTTCTAACCAACCGTGCGATGGAAATCGCTTCTTTTTACATGAGTGACCACCCTGTAACAAGGGCTGAATACAAAGAAGTTATAGGCAGAGATCCAAGCACAGCCAGCGCATACGATGCAAATGGTAATATTCTTACAGGAAACGCAACAGCAAATAATCCAGTTAATTATATAAACTGGTATGATGCAATAGTTTACTGCAATATGCTTTCTTTGCAAGAAGGACTTTCTCCTTGCTATAAAATCAATGAGTCTACCAACCCTGACAATTGGGGAAATGTTCCGGGTTCAAAAAATGACATATGGAACAGCGTAAGCTGCGACTGGAATGCGAACGGCTACCGCCTGCCTTCAGAAGCTGAATGGGAATGGGCTGCGCGCGGTGGCGAAAGCTACATTTATGCAGGAAGTAATAATATAAATGAAGTCGCATGGTATGGCGTAAACACCAATTATACAGGAACAAGAGAAGTAAAGGTAAAAAAAGCCAATGGCTATAAACTTTATAACATGAGCGGAAACGTTAAGGAATGGTGCTTGGACTGGTATGGAAGAATATCCGACAAATCAGATATTACAGGACCTTTGTCGGGCAATGTCCGCTGTCTCCGTGGCGGTTCTTGGAGAAACAGTACAGGTACAGGCGTGAATGTTACAGGCCGAGAGTATAAATATCCGCACAACCGTTCTGGCGAGTATGGATTCCGTGTCGTTCTTAATGCAAACTAA
- a CDS encoding type II toxin-antitoxin system mRNA interferase toxin, RelE/StbE family — protein sequence MTYKLIYTSSFKKDVRLAEKRHLDMNALAEVLEWLKSGKKLPEKYCDHQLKQIRFFKIQRTNFLKRVILHSSLRNLIFP from the coding sequence ATGACATATAAACTGATTTATACATCATCGTTCAAAAAAGATGTTCGTCTTGCAGAAAAGAGACATCTTGACATGAATGCTCTTGCAGAAGTTTTGGAATGGCTGAAAAGCGGCAAAAAGCTCCCCGAAAAATACTGCGACCACCAGCTGAAGCAGATTCGTTTTTTTAAGATTCAACGTACAAACTTCCTAAAAAGAGTCATTTTACACTCGAGTCTAAGGAACTTGATTTTTCCGTAA
- a CDS encoding type II toxin-antitoxin system RelB/DinJ family antitoxin has product MAAITVNVEQSDKDTFNSICAKMGMNISTAINIFIKAVNRTRTIPFKIRAEEEYNDETLAACKEALNISKGKIKAKRYDSVKEMVNDMLAVAEDEPEYKP; this is encoded by the coding sequence ATGGCGGCAATAACTGTAAATGTGGAACAGAGCGACAAGGACACTTTCAATTCAATCTGCGCAAAAATGGGAATGAACATTTCCACCGCAATCAATATTTTCATCAAGGCGGTGAACCGCACGCGGACGATTCCTTTTAAAATCAGGGCGGAAGAGGAATACAACGACGAAACACTTGCGGCCTGCAAGGAGGCGCTGAACATAAGCAAGGGAAAAATCAAGGCGAAAAGGTATGATTCTGTAAAGGAAATGGTGAATGACATGCTTGCTGTAGCAGAGGATGAGCCAGAGTACAAACCATGA
- a CDS encoding SLC13 family permease — protein MSAGKIFHKTFIWCKKEIIFCITFLFALVSMFFVKPDAKYISYIDFGTLLTLFSLMDVVSGWRRTGLFDALGKTVCRKVHSQRGLCLTLVMLCFFTSMIITNDVALLTFVPFAIVLLSGTSGFLLLYTVVLQTLAANLGSMITPIGNPQNIFLFSKMPLGTVQFMKILFPYTSLSFVLLIFSTLIIKNEKTQIEQQEAKAESTSCTGKNILYTALFILCLLSVADVVPKWVAAVLVALCVLVSDRKIFCNIDFMLLLTFTAFFIFTGNIARLESVNTFLKRITGGNEFTAGLAFSQLISNVPATLLLHPFAQNTKELLLGVDIGGLGTPVASLASLISLKLYTQEKGGTGKFLAVFTLMNIIFLAALCAMKAILKD, from the coding sequence ATGTCGGCAGGAAAAATCTTTCATAAAACATTCATCTGGTGCAAAAAGGAAATTATCTTTTGCATCACATTTTTATTCGCGCTCGTTTCAATGTTTTTTGTAAAGCCGGATGCAAAATATATTTCGTACATCGACTTTGGGACGCTTCTGACTCTTTTTTCGCTGATGGATGTAGTTTCAGGCTGGCGGCGGACAGGACTTTTCGACGCTCTTGGAAAAACCGTCTGCCGCAAAGTTCACAGTCAGCGCGGACTTTGCCTTACTCTTGTTATGCTTTGTTTTTTCACAAGCATGATTATTACAAACGACGTGGCGCTCCTTACATTTGTTCCGTTCGCGATTGTCCTTCTTTCAGGAACGAGCGGTTTTCTTCTATTATATACCGTCGTTCTTCAGACTCTTGCGGCGAACCTTGGAAGCATGATTACGCCGATTGGAAATCCGCAGAATATATTTTTGTTTTCAAAAATGCCGCTCGGCACAGTCCAGTTTATGAAAATTCTTTTTCCGTACACATCGCTTTCTTTTGTACTTCTGATTTTTTCAACCCTGATAATAAAAAATGAAAAAACGCAGATTGAACAGCAGGAAGCCAAAGCTGAAAGCACTAGTTGCACAGGAAAAAATATTCTGTACACTGCCCTTTTTATATTGTGCCTGCTTTCAGTTGCGGACGTAGTTCCAAAATGGGTGGCGGCAGTCCTTGTCGCGCTTTGCGTTCTTGTTTCCGACCGGAAAATTTTCTGCAATATCGATTTTATGCTGCTTCTGACATTCACGGCGTTCTTCATTTTCACAGGAAACATCGCGAGGCTGGAAAGTGTGAACACTTTTCTAAAACGGATAACCGGAGGAAACGAATTTACCGCAGGCCTTGCGTTCAGCCAGTTGATAAGCAACGTTCCCGCAACACTTTTGCTTCATCCGTTCGCGCAGAACACAAAGGAGCTTCTGCTTGGCGTAGACATCGGCGGACTTGGAACACCGGTGGCATCTCTTGCAAGCCTTATAAGCCTAAAACTCTACACGCAGGAAAAAGGCGGCACCGGAAAATTCCTCGCAGTCTTTACGCTGATGAACATTATTTTTCTAGCCGCCCTCTGCGCAATGAAAGCGATTTTAAAAGATTGA